One window of Nostoc sp. C052 genomic DNA carries:
- a CDS encoding sucrose-phosphate phosphatase: protein MKPFLFVTDLDDTLVYRTVGDDSALPELNQLLKRHRQEYGTKIVYSTGRSPVLYKELQAQKNLLQPDALVLSVGTEIYLNGTDTQDSDWAEILSPGWEREAILSVTEKYHDLVRQPDSEQRPFKVSFFLKQKASANVLPQLEAELQKYKLNVKLIYSSDIDLDIVPRTSDKGQAMQFLRQKWKFAAEQTVVCGDSGNDIALFAVGNERGIIVGNARKELLQWHNEYPADYRYLAKGFCAGGIIEGLHYFGLL, encoded by the coding sequence ATGAAACCATTTCTGTTTGTAACAGACCTAGATGATACCCTCGTATATCGCACCGTCGGCGATGATAGCGCTTTACCAGAACTGAATCAACTGCTGAAGAGACATCGCCAAGAATACGGGACTAAAATTGTTTATTCTACTGGGCGATCGCCTGTACTTTACAAAGAACTCCAAGCTCAAAAAAATCTTTTGCAACCAGATGCCCTCGTCCTTTCTGTGGGTACTGAAATTTACCTCAATGGTACTGATACACAAGATTCAGATTGGGCAGAAATCTTATCTCCGGGATGGGAACGCGAAGCAATATTATCTGTTACGGAGAAATACCATGACTTAGTACGGCAACCAGATTCAGAACAGCGTCCTTTCAAAGTCAGCTTCTTTTTAAAACAAAAAGCATCTGCGAATGTTCTACCACAACTTGAAGCGGAGTTGCAAAAATATAAATTAAATGTAAAGTTAATCTACAGTAGCGATATAGACCTTGACATTGTACCCCGCACCAGCGATAAAGGTCAAGCAATGCAATTTTTACGCCAGAAGTGGAAATTTGCAGCAGAACAAACAGTTGTCTGTGGTGATTCAGGTAATGATATTGCTTTATTTGCTGTAGGCAACGAACGGGGAATCATTGTGGGGAATGCCCGCAAAGAGTTACTCCAATGGCACAATGAGTATCCCGCAGACTACCGCTACCTGGCAAAAGGTTTTTGTGCAGGTGGAATTATCGAAGGCTTACATTATTTTGGTCTCTTGTAA
- the bioF gene encoding 8-amino-7-oxononanoate synthase translates to MNFEFGAKRREPYAWLEQSLATIHRADWYRSVQPIDGRPGATVVLAGQEVINFASNDYLGLAGDERLMAAATAAIAQFGTGSTGSRLLSGHRELHRELEEAIASTKQTEDALVFSSGYLANLGAITALVGKRDLIFSDQYNHSSLKNGAILSGAAFVEYPHCDVEVLKTHLSQQRQNYRRCLILTDSVFSMDGDLCPLPALLDLADEFSCMLLVDEAHATGVLGKTGAGCVEHFGCTGKPLIQIGTLSKALASLGGYVAGSSALIDFLRNRAPTWIYTTGLSPADTAAALAAIKIVQQEPQRRNKLWENVHYLKSLLQQQLPNLKLLPSESPILCFQLPSAKDALQAGKQLRNAGIFAPAIRPPTVPTSRIRISLMATHEAVHIEKLVAVLKD, encoded by the coding sequence TTGAATTTTGAATTCGGAGCGAAGCGACGCGAACCTTATGCCTGGCTAGAACAGTCCTTAGCAACAATTCATCGGGCAGACTGGTATCGTTCAGTACAACCTATCGATGGTCGTCCGGGTGCAACGGTGGTTTTAGCTGGGCAAGAGGTAATTAATTTTGCCAGCAATGACTATTTGGGATTGGCTGGGGATGAGCGGTTGATGGCAGCGGCGACGGCTGCGATCGCCCAATTTGGCACTGGTAGTACTGGTTCTAGATTACTCAGTGGGCATCGAGAATTACACAGGGAGTTAGAGGAGGCGATCGCATCTACCAAACAAACAGAAGATGCCTTGGTATTTAGTTCCGGGTATCTAGCCAATTTGGGTGCAATTACTGCTTTGGTAGGCAAGCGTGATTTAATTTTCTCTGACCAGTACAATCATTCCAGTCTGAAAAATGGAGCGATTCTCAGCGGTGCAGCATTTGTAGAATACCCGCACTGTGATGTAGAAGTCTTAAAAACTCACTTGAGTCAACAGCGGCAAAATTACCGACGCTGTTTGATTCTTACTGATAGTGTCTTTAGCATGGATGGCGATTTATGTCCATTGCCTGCACTATTGGATCTTGCTGATGAATTTAGCTGTATGCTACTAGTCGATGAAGCTCATGCCACTGGCGTACTAGGAAAAACTGGCGCTGGGTGTGTGGAACATTTTGGATGTACGGGAAAGCCATTAATTCAAATTGGCACCTTAAGTAAAGCTTTGGCTAGTTTAGGTGGGTATGTGGCAGGAAGTAGCGCCCTAATCGACTTTTTGCGAAACCGCGCACCTACTTGGATTTACACCACTGGGCTTTCACCTGCTGATACGGCGGCAGCCTTAGCGGCAATCAAGATAGTGCAACAAGAACCGCAACGCCGGAACAAATTGTGGGAAAACGTACATTACTTGAAAAGTTTGCTGCAACAACAGTTACCCAATCTAAAATTACTGCCTTCAGAATCACCAATATTATGTTTTCAATTGCCTAGTGCCAAAGATGCCCTCCAAGCTGGAAAACAGCTAAGAAATGCTGGCATTTTTGCCCCAGCAATTCGTCCTCCCACAGTGCCCACAAGTCGGATCAGAATATCTTTAATGGCAACTCACGAAGCAGTGCATATTGAAAAATTGGTAGCAGTACTGAAAGATTAA
- a CDS encoding PAS domain S-box protein, which translates to MPHIHYSQLVRYSIAVLIVTSALMLMLMLDPWLSMSGTPFLLFFSAVMLSAWYGGLKSGLLATSLSALLSNYFFLPPVFELSFDLSNCVRIGLFALQGLLFSIICEALKTAKKRADENFQKLRVSEERFRLALSSSDITIFQQDRDLRYQWIHNPQGLDTAEEMLGKSDDELFPAIVAEQLRAIKLKVIETGVSAREEVYLTACGEDRYYDLLVEPLRDVDNRIQGITCAGVNITERKQAELEKARLHQELQQAIQQKDESLALLNAWLTSSPVALAFLDTELRYIYANETLAAINGVPQNQHIGRTFREVLPEWAAQIEPVFEQVMESRQPLLDQEVNGETYPPGVYRYGLVSYCPVCLPDGQLLGVGISSIDITQLKQTEQALRESEAKFRSVVESNMIGIGFWDRDGRITDANDALLNMVGYTREELVSGKINWQKLTPTEYLPLDKEALTEFQDSFFCTPYQKEYVRKDGSRLPILAGGSHFEGTVDRGAFFVLDITERKQAEERLRYIAQVSSLLSTSLDYEQTLEQIAKISVPQLADWCSVDILNEDGSIRRLPITHADPSKAELARKLQEYATDYKGTSAITRVLRTGQSELISELSDSLLVTSTQNQEHLELVRQLGMKSVMIVPLITQGRILGTITFVSTRSDRRYDRTDLTLATEITHRAALAIENSRLYRDINQALIHYAESLSLLDALLAAAPVAVCFLDRQLRYIRINQVFADINGLTIEEHLGRKFKEVLPAMAAEFEQQLQRVLETGEPLLNVEISGETRERPERYGYWLGNYYPVNNAMGETVGIGIILADVTAAKQTEVALREGEEKFRAMFDQAAVGITLVALDGRFIQVNPALCEITGYSHEELIQMNFQEITHPDDLAVDWENARRVLAKEISGYSLEKRYIRKDGSIVWVNLTSSAVWDANGQPNYALGIIEDISERKRVEATQNFLVEASTLLAASLDYEIALKSVANLAVPTLADWCIVDVFQEDWSSKQIAIAIADPTKLNILDEIRLRYRPQTRAKQLVQQLQLGISVFFPELSNSHLVEISEDDEHLQLLRSLGMRSLMVIPVRSRGQLFGSISFFTAESGRYYQQTDLALAEDIARRAATAIDNARLYQETQQAKQAAERSVNRTILLQRITAALSEALTPQQVADVVVNQGISTLEATGGSVVLLDQLGSNLKVVQAIGYPQSLIDTWASFPITAPNQIAETVRTRQPIFVENLATMIARYPSLTDVVTLTGNNAWASIPLIAEGKVIGALGLSFTTVQIFTEEDRGFMLTLGQQCGQAIARAQLYEAEKTARAQAETANRIKDEFLAVLSHELRTPLNPILGWAKLLRTRKFDEATKIRALETIERNAKLQTQLIGDLLDVSRILQGKVSLNLYAVDLKVAITAALETVRLAAEAKSIQIQTVLSNDIGKVLGDSDRLQQVMWNLLSNAVKFTPTDGLVEVHLKQVGLDAQIQVIDTGKGISPEFLPYVFDYFRQADAKTTRVFGGLGLGLAIVRHLVELHGGTVQAESLGDGLGATFTVSLPLLKNSELRVSSSEPSQPELSNDDTLLAGVQILLVDDQADVREFFSFVLEQYGATVTAVESADEALQTLVQSSPDILLSDIGMPLMDGYMLLREVRKLPPDQGGQIPAIALTAYAGEINYNQAMAAGFQKHLPKPVDPVDLATAIVNLIGDN; encoded by the coding sequence ATGCCCCATATTCATTATTCTCAATTAGTGCGTTACAGCATTGCTGTATTAATTGTCACATCTGCATTAATGCTAATGTTGATGCTAGACCCCTGGTTAAGCATGAGTGGAACTCCTTTTTTGCTATTTTTTAGCGCTGTCATGCTGAGTGCTTGGTATGGTGGTTTGAAATCAGGGCTATTGGCAACCTCCTTGTCTGCGTTACTGAGCAATTACTTCTTTCTCCCGCCAGTTTTTGAGCTAAGTTTTGACCTCTCAAATTGTGTGAGAATTGGTTTGTTTGCATTACAAGGATTGCTCTTTAGTATCATCTGTGAGGCATTAAAGACTGCTAAAAAACGGGCTGATGAAAATTTCCAAAAGCTGAGAGTTAGTGAAGAACGATTTCGATTAGCGTTAAGTAGTTCAGATATCACAATCTTTCAGCAGGATCGTGATTTACGATACCAGTGGATTCATAATCCTCAAGGTCTAGACACTGCTGAAGAAATGCTAGGTAAGTCTGATGATGAATTATTTCCAGCTATAGTAGCAGAACAATTGAGGGCAATTAAGCTGAAGGTAATAGAGACTGGCGTTTCAGCCCGTGAAGAGGTTTATCTGACAGCTTGTGGAGAAGACCGTTATTATGATTTGCTAGTTGAACCGCTAAGGGATGTAGATAATCGCATTCAGGGTATTACCTGTGCAGGTGTGAATATTACTGAACGCAAGCAAGCAGAACTAGAAAAAGCCAGGTTGCACCAGGAACTTCAGCAAGCTATTCAGCAAAAAGACGAATCTCTGGCGTTACTCAATGCTTGGCTTACTAGTTCACCTGTGGCGCTGGCTTTTCTCGATACTGAACTTCGTTACATTTATGCTAATGAAACCCTGGCTGCTATTAACGGTGTACCGCAAAATCAACATATTGGTCGCACCTTTAGGGAAGTATTACCGGAATGGGCGGCACAAATTGAGCCTGTTTTTGAGCAAGTGATGGAATCTAGACAGCCCTTACTTGACCAAGAAGTGAACGGTGAAACCTATCCGCCTGGGGTATATCGTTATGGTCTTGTCAGCTATTGTCCGGTGTGTTTGCCAGATGGGCAGTTGTTGGGAGTGGGCATTAGTTCAATTGATATTACTCAACTCAAACAAACTGAGCAAGCATTACGCGAAAGCGAAGCGAAGTTTCGTAGCGTAGTTGAGTCCAATATGATTGGTATTGGCTTCTGGGATAGAGACGGTAGAATTACAGATGCTAACGATGCCTTGCTGAATATGGTGGGTTATACCCGTGAAGAATTAGTTTCTGGAAAAATTAATTGGCAAAAATTGACTCCTACAGAATATCTGCCACTCGATAAGGAAGCACTAACTGAATTTCAAGACAGTTTCTTTTGCACACCATATCAAAAAGAATATGTCCGTAAAGACGGCTCACGCTTACCAATTTTGGCAGGTGGTAGCCATTTTGAAGGGACTGTAGATCGAGGAGCTTTTTTTGTTCTCGATATTACAGAACGCAAGCAGGCTGAAGAAAGACTGCGCTATATTGCCCAAGTTAGTAGTTTACTCTCGACTTCACTAGATTACGAACAAACCTTAGAACAGATTGCCAAAATCTCAGTTCCCCAGCTTGCGGATTGGTGTAGCGTAGACATTTTAAATGAAGATGGTTCCATTCGCCGCCTACCCATTACCCATGCAGACCCATCAAAAGCGGAGTTGGCGCGTAAACTTCAAGAGTATGCAACAGATTACAAGGGTACAAGTGCGATCACTAGAGTATTGCGAACTGGACAAAGTGAATTAATCTCAGAGTTATCTGACTCGCTATTAGTCACAAGTACTCAAAATCAGGAACACTTAGAACTTGTTCGGCAATTGGGGATGAAGTCTGTGATGATTGTGCCGTTAATCACACAAGGGCGAATACTTGGCACTATCACCTTTGTCAGCACTCGATCAGACCGCCGCTACGATCGCACTGACCTAACTTTAGCAACAGAGATTACCCATCGTGCAGCCTTAGCAATAGAAAATTCCCGACTTTATCGAGATATCAACCAGGCTTTAATCCATTATGCTGAATCTCTATCTCTTTTGGATGCGCTACTCGCAGCTGCTCCTGTTGCCGTATGCTTTTTAGATCGCCAACTGCGATATATCAGAATTAATCAGGTTTTTGCTGACATTAACGGTTTGACTATCGAAGAACATCTAGGACGCAAATTTAAGGAAGTGTTACCAGCGATGGCTGCTGAGTTTGAGCAACAGTTACAACGCGTATTAGAAACTGGAGAACCCCTACTGAATGTCGAAATCAGCGGTGAGACAAGGGAACGACCAGAACGTTACGGCTACTGGCTAGGCAATTATTATCCAGTCAACAACGCAATGGGTGAAACGGTAGGAATTGGAATTATTTTGGCAGATGTGACAGCAGCAAAGCAAACAGAAGTTGCTTTGCGAGAAGGTGAAGAAAAGTTCCGGGCAATGTTTGACCAGGCAGCTGTTGGTATTACTTTAGTAGCTTTGGATGGACGATTTATTCAGGTGAATCCTGCCCTCTGTGAGATTACTGGGTATAGCCATGAAGAGTTAATCCAAATGAACTTCCAAGAAATTACCCACCCTGACGATTTAGCTGTTGATTGGGAAAATGCTCGGCGAGTTTTAGCAAAGGAAATTAGTGGTTATTCCCTTGAGAAACGCTACATCCGCAAAGATGGTTCTATCGTTTGGGTAAACCTGACTTCGTCAGCAGTTTGGGATGCTAACGGACAGCCAAATTATGCATTAGGGATTATTGAAGATATTAGCGAACGCAAACGAGTTGAAGCCACCCAAAACTTTTTAGTCGAAGCCAGCACCTTACTAGCTGCGTCATTAGATTATGAAATTGCCTTAAAAAGTGTGGCGAATCTGGCAGTTCCTACCTTAGCTGACTGGTGTATTGTAGATGTTTTTCAAGAAGATTGGTCAAGTAAACAAATTGCGATCGCAATTGCCGATCCCACAAAACTAAATATTTTAGACGAAATCCGACTGCGCTATCGACCCCAAACCAGAGCCAAACAGCTTGTACAGCAGCTACAGCTAGGAATATCTGTCTTTTTCCCCGAATTATCAAACTCTCATTTGGTAGAGATATCAGAAGATGACGAACATCTGCAATTGCTGCGAAGTCTAGGTATGCGTTCTCTAATGGTGATTCCAGTTCGTTCTCGCGGGCAATTATTTGGATCGATCTCTTTTTTTACAGCCGAGTCAGGCCGGTATTACCAACAAACAGACTTGGCTTTAGCAGAAGATATTGCTCGACGGGCAGCGACGGCCATCGACAATGCTAGACTCTACCAAGAAACTCAACAGGCAAAACAGGCCGCTGAAAGGTCTGTCAATCGCACCATACTTTTACAAAGAATAACTGCTGCCCTCTCAGAAGCCCTAACTCCCCAACAAGTGGCTGATGTCGTGGTGAACCAAGGGATTTCCACCTTGGAAGCTACTGGTGGTTCTGTTGTCTTACTTGATCAACTCGGTAGTAATTTAAAGGTTGTGCAAGCAATTGGCTATCCCCAATCACTCATTGATACCTGGGCAAGTTTTCCCATCACCGCGCCTAACCAAATAGCGGAAACAGTTAGAACTAGGCAACCAATTTTTGTCGAAAATTTAGCAACCATGATTGCTAGATATCCGAGTTTAACAGATGTTGTTACCCTCACCGGAAATAATGCCTGGGCTTCCATTCCCTTGATTGCAGAAGGCAAAGTAATTGGGGCATTGGGATTAAGCTTTACCACTGTCCAAATATTTACCGAAGAAGACCGGGGATTTATGTTGACACTGGGACAACAATGTGGTCAAGCGATCGCTCGCGCTCAACTTTACGAAGCTGAAAAGACTGCCAGGGCACAAGCCGAGACAGCCAACCGGATTAAGGATGAATTTCTGGCTGTCCTTTCCCATGAACTCCGAACTCCTTTGAATCCAATTTTAGGATGGGCAAAGTTACTCAGAACCCGCAAGTTTGACGAAGCCACTAAAATCCGGGCATTAGAAACAATCGAGCGGAATGCCAAATTACAAACCCAATTGATTGGAGATTTACTTGATGTTTCGCGGATTTTACAAGGTAAAGTTAGCTTAAATCTCTATGCAGTCGATTTGAAAGTAGCGATCACAGCTGCATTAGAAACGGTGCGTTTAGCAGCAGAAGCCAAATCAATTCAAATTCAAACAGTATTAAGTAATGATATCGGCAAAGTTCTGGGTGATAGCGATCGCTTGCAACAAGTGATGTGGAATCTCCTTTCCAATGCCGTGAAATTTACCCCCACAGACGGACTTGTAGAAGTACATCTCAAACAAGTTGGGTTAGATGCCCAAATCCAGGTAATTGATACAGGTAAAGGAATCAGCCCGGAATTTTTGCCCTACGTCTTTGACTACTTCCGACAAGCAGATGCTAAAACAACCAGAGTCTTTGGTGGACTGGGATTAGGACTGGCCATTGTGCGCCATCTAGTAGAACTTCATGGTGGGACAGTTCAAGCAGAGAGTCTGGGAGATGGACTTGGGGCTACCTTTACAGTCAGCCTACCTTTGCTGAAAAATTCTGAGTTGCGAGTCAGTAGTAGTGAGCCTTCTCAACCAGAACTCAGTAATGACGACACATTACTTGCGGGAGTGCAAATACTGCTTGTGGACGATCAAGCTGATGTGCGAGAGTTTTTTAGCTTTGTGCTGGAACAATATGGCGCGACGGTAACAGCAGTTGAATCAGCAGATGAAGCATTGCAAACATTAGTGCAATCATCGCCAG
- the ruvA gene encoding Holliday junction branch migration protein RuvA: MISYLKGIVAGIQTIGANRVILTLEVNGLGYDLQVPQRLANQLPESGGVAQIFTHLQIREEVPFLYGFASPAERDLFRHLLTVTGIGAALAIALLDTLELPDLVQAIIAGNTQILIQAPGVGKKIAERICLELKSKLVEWRKSAGFFVATGGPAPGILEEVQMTLFALGYTAHEVSHALHVVSEDIGLPKDAYVEDWIKQAIAHLSSEQV; encoded by the coding sequence ATGATTAGTTATTTAAAAGGTATAGTCGCTGGTATCCAAACAATTGGCGCTAATCGCGTGATTCTGACTCTGGAAGTGAATGGCTTGGGGTATGATTTGCAAGTTCCCCAACGGCTAGCCAATCAGTTACCAGAGTCAGGAGGAGTGGCGCAAATTTTTACCCATTTGCAAATTCGGGAAGAAGTGCCCTTTCTATATGGCTTTGCTTCCCCAGCCGAACGCGATTTATTTCGCCACTTGCTGACTGTCACAGGGATTGGTGCAGCCTTAGCGATCGCCCTTTTGGACACTCTGGAACTACCAGATTTAGTCCAAGCAATTATCGCTGGCAATACACAAATCCTCATTCAGGCTCCAGGTGTGGGCAAAAAAATCGCTGAACGCATCTGTTTGGAACTGAAAAGCAAATTGGTCGAGTGGCGTAAATCAGCCGGGTTCTTCGTCGCCACAGGCGGGCCTGCACCAGGAATTCTCGAAGAGGTGCAAATGACCCTCTTCGCCTTGGGATACACTGCCCATGAGGTCAGTCACGCCCTGCACGTAGTCAGCGAAGACATCGGACTACCCAAAGATGCTTATGTCGAAGACTGGATTAAACAAGCGATCGCTCATCTCAGTAGCGAACAAGTTTAA
- a CDS encoding chromophore lyase CpcT/CpeT — protein MNFIKVYTLTALFSAFTLIQATRANAITAPPLETQVKQVTQWFTGLFDNSQQVTANPSVPPITLSSCSVELTNTNPVAGTQNIYLEQKSINRFRLYSFSQENSAVNLSIRAFDTNYSVTGLCNRPESEHTLDSSKVLATSCNLQLLWEPTDYIGNNSPNGCPTSSGGKVISSVTVFENGIDSLDEIFGANGNLLFGTPIEFRRVDSIPEPSFTLGILAIGFWGTSKTILRKHKQKSTVS, from the coding sequence ATGAATTTCATCAAAGTATATACTCTGACAGCATTATTTTCAGCATTCACACTTATTCAGGCAACTCGTGCTAATGCTATTACTGCGCCACCACTTGAAACACAAGTCAAACAAGTAACACAGTGGTTTACTGGTTTGTTCGATAACTCCCAACAAGTGACAGCTAACCCTTCAGTTCCACCGATCACTCTGTCAAGTTGTAGTGTAGAATTGACCAATACAAACCCTGTAGCTGGAACACAGAATATTTATCTTGAGCAAAAAAGTATTAATCGCTTCCGTCTTTATTCTTTTAGCCAAGAGAATTCAGCAGTAAATCTCAGCATTCGTGCCTTTGATACAAACTATTCTGTTACAGGATTATGTAATCGACCAGAGTCGGAACATACTCTTGACTCTAGCAAGGTTTTAGCAACAAGCTGCAATTTGCAACTTTTGTGGGAACCGACTGACTACATTGGAAATAACTCTCCTAATGGCTGTCCAACAAGTTCTGGTGGTAAGGTGATTTCTAGTGTAACTGTCTTTGAAAATGGTATCGACTCTTTAGACGAGATTTTTGGAGCCAATGGTAATTTGCTTTTCGGTACGCCGATTGAGTTTCGCCGAGTTGACTCTATTCCTGAACCCTCTTTCACATTAGGAATACTAGCTATAGGTTTTTGGGGTACAAGCAAAACAATTTTACGCAAACATAAACAAAAATCAACAGTCAGCTAA